The genomic DNA GTCGAGGCTGTGGTTATTGTTTTAGAAGCTTCTTTACCAATAACCTCCCCTCGACAATTCTAGCTCTATACTTCAGGTCCCACCTAGGTGAGCAAATTTTCAATTGCCCCTCCATCACCGCCGGGTCTTTGACTCCCGAATCCCTACCTTGGCTCAGCGTTTGCTAGTGATCCTCACTTTAGCTAGCTCCTTGGCTCTGATTCTGCTATCAATGGCACTGTGTCTATTAACCGTGACTTACCTGCCATCTCTCGAGATCTTCGACATGTCCAATCCTGCAACCATGATCCCACATGCCTTCATTTGCTTCTTAGCACTTGTGTCATAGCCCTCATGGAATATTGCCCgatgtttgtttttgcttttggcTTTGGGGAAAGCTTCTCCTTGTAATCGTTTAAACTCTAGGATTCTATATTCCtttatttgtatgttttctATTTGAATGAATAGAATCAtcctttgtccaaaaaaaaaaaaaacaaatacaaccatCGATTACTTAATTTATCTTTGAACTTAATCCATCCtcataaaagtaaaagaatttGTGATTTAGTAAGAAGGAATAAGGGAATATTTCAAATATCTTTAGTTGTGCAACTTACAAGAGGAAAGAGCAGGCCAAATTTTGGGCTGATTATTACTCAACCTTTTGGGCTTGTGCTCCTTCTATAAGCCCATTACctaatttagttaaaaaaaattaagttcagttctgagcttcttcttcttcttcttcttcttcacttccgATTTCTACTTTATCCGATCAGATCAGCGCCAGCGAGAATCTAGTGTAAGCTTCTTCTCACTTCTTATACTGAACAAGCTCGATTTTAACCATCCTTAAGATTCATTAGTATCCCAATTCAATCTCGATTGCGTTCAATCATCGGTTCAAACTCTTGTTTCGATTTGTCCATTTTGCTGTGGGATTTTGAACTCGTTCGTCTGTTGATTTTGATCTTAATTAGTTAACTAGCTATTCTAATCGAACTAGAATGAGATAATTTGATTGAATAAGTCAAATCGATTTGGAGTTGTAACCctaatttatttatgtgtgtgtgtatttgaAATGTGTTTataaggtgaagaagaaggagaagatgagtGGTGAGGTTGTTAAAGCTGCTAGAGTATACCGTGACCTACTCAAAGCAGTGGTGAAACATATTGGTAAAGAAGACCACAAGGCTCATTTCATAGACTTTGTTAAGCAAGAGTTTAGGAAGAATGCTCCTGCAAACTCGGAGAAGATGAACCTCGCCCGCAATTACGCTTATCTTCTTAATAGCATTCATTCTCACAAGGTGAAAGTCTTTTTTAATGGTTTGGTCTTAATCACATTGGCAGTTGTGTTTTGGAAAGCATGATCTATATATCTAACTAATTAATGTATTAGTTGTTGTGTTTATAGTCTCTCTCACATGGATATATGTGAACTGGTTATTTGCAGGATTTGCTGTTCTCATACAACATTGCGGTTGATAGAACTGAAGAGATGAAACGAGTGCTTAACAAATCTGCAGCGAGTGTAGG from Camelina sativa cultivar DH55 chromosome 2, Cs, whole genome shotgun sequence includes the following:
- the LOC104726891 gene encoding uncharacterized protein LOC104726891, coding for MSGEVVKAARVYRDLLKAVVKHIGKEDHKAHFIDFVKQEFRKNAPANSEKMNLARNYAYLLNSIHSHKDLLFSYNIAVDRTEEMKRVLNKSAASVGLRLPEVYES